Genomic segment of Caproiciproducens sp. NJN-50:
GACCGCGTCAACTACGCTGTGGAGCACGCCGCGACGGTAATCAACCTTGAACGGAAAACCGCGACGCTGGACATCACCATCGACACCAGCATCTGCCCCGTGATGGAGTATTTTGAAATTTTCATGACGCGTATGGTGCTGTGCCGCCAGGCGGCGCAGTACCTCGGTCTGCAGTTTGAATTGATTATCAATGAGACCCGGCTGCTCTGACATTCACTCCACAGCGACCGCCTGACAGGAAAGCTGGCGGTACCGCCTTTCGAACAGCTTGAAGTCGCAGCGGACCGTGCCCTGCGGATCAAGCGGGTCGCTCAGCACCACGTCGCTTCCGGAATATCCGATCAGAACGAGGCAGTGTTCCTGCGCGGGCCACCGAAAATATTCGCCGGTGTCCTCTAAAAACCATCCGTCGCCCGCATAAGGCTCTTTCATGGAGATGGTGGCCCAGACGATCACCGGAATTCCCGCGTCGATGAAAGGAATCAGGCCGGATGCTTTGGTTCCGCTCAGATTGATCGCTTTCAGCCACCAGCCCGCGGAGGAAGCGTATCGGTTCACCGCCAGCGTCACAACGGGCGCAAAGCAGCCGTAGCCGCTGGCGGTGGGACTTCCGGCGAAGACCTTCCACGGGTCCGGCCCGACCATTTTTCCGCCCGATCGGCGGGGCATCCCGCCGACCGGAAAATAGCCCGCCAGTTCCGTCTTGCTGATTCCGCAGCCGAAATAATTCAGGACCATCGCCGTCGACGTGATTTCACAGCCGGACGGCTGCTCCGGCAGCTGCTGAATGTTTCCGACCGGCAGAATTTTATCCCCTTTCCATGGCGCGCCGGCCGTTACCGCCTCTTCCGTCAGCGCGTTTTGCCGGCATCCAGAGGCGAAAAGCAGGAGAAAGAAAAAAATGGACAGCAGGGCTAAGGAAATCGCCCGCCGATGCCAGTACTTTTGCAACCGGTCCCGCCCCCGTTTCCCATCAGGTTTATTCAACAGTATTACGGGGAAAATGTTTTTATGACACGGAACCGGGGGCCGGTGCTCCAAACTGCTGAAAACCCCTTCCGCTGGACGACGCGGAGGGGGTTTTCAGTTTTGCGGTTTTTCGGGTTTTGCGGCAGAAATTACTTTGTGATGAGCGGAAGAGTCTTTTTTCTCAGCCATTCCAGCGTTTCGCCGGACAGCAGGGGAGACAGCGTCCGGTATACGCGGCTGTGATACTCGTTCAGCCAGGCGATTTCTTCCTTTGTCAGCAGTTCGGGCAGAATGGGCTCCTTGTCGATCGGGAAGCAGGTCAGAATCTCAAACCGGAGAAAACGCCCGTATTCGTTCTCCATCGCGTCGGTGACCAGCATCAGGTTTTCGGTGCGGATCCCATGCTTTCCCTCTTCGTAAATGCCGGGTTCGTTGGTGACGTTCATGCCGCTGCGCAGAATCACATCGTTTTTCGTGCGGATGCTCTGCGGGCCCTCATGCACGCCTCCGAACATCCCCACGCCATGGCCGGTCCCGCAGCGGTAATCGATGCCGTGCTTCTGAATCTGCCCCCGGCAGACCATGTCGAGGTTTCCTCCGGTCGTTCCCTCAAGAAAGACGGCCGTGGCCAGCGCGATATGGGCCTTCAAAACCCAGGTGTAGTGCTTTTTTTCTTCCTGTGTGACCGGCCCCAGCGCAAACGTGCGCGTGATGTCGGTGGTTCCTTCCGGGTACTGTCCGCCGCTGTCGATCAGAAGCAGGCCGCTTTGTTCCAGCGTTTTGCAGGTGTCCGGTTTCGGGGAGTAGTGCATCATCGCCGCGTTTTCACGGTAGGCCGCGATGGTCGCGAAGCTCTCCCCCCGGTTGCTTTCCTGACGGGCCCTCGCTTCCCGCAGCAGATCGCAGACCGTGCATTCCGTCACCGTCTCTCCCTGTTTCAGCCTCTTTTCCAGGTCGGCGCAGAACTCGGCCATCGCGCACCCGTCGCGGACGTGGGCTTTCCGGAAGTTCTCAATTTCCGTCCTGTTTTTTACCGCTTTCAGGCCGATGACAAGATCGGCGCCTTTTTTCACCTTGCAGGATGGGTTTTCTTTTAAAATGCGGTAAAGTTCATAATTCGTGCCTTCCGGGTCGACCAGGACGGTCTTTTCTCCGGTCAGATTTTTCAGAAAGGGTTCGATTTCCCCATATTCCCGGAGGGTCACGCCGTTCTTTTCCAGATACTCCCGCACGCCGGGCCGGAGGCGCGGGGCGTCGAGAAACAGGACGGCGCGGTCCATGAAAACCGCGGCGTAGGAAACCGCCACTGGGGTGTATTCGATGTCGGACGCGCGGATGTTGCACAGCCAGGCGACGCATTCGAGCCGGGAATAGATCTGGCAGTCCGCCCCGTCCTTTTTCAGTCCCGCACGGACCTGTCCCAGCTTCTGCGCGCAGGAGAGGCCGGCGTATTCGTCCCCGTGGAGATAGACCGCCGTCGCCGGGGGGAGAGGGCGGTTTTTCCACAGCGGAGTGATCAGGTCGGCGGAGCGGACGCCGATCCCCTTCTCTTCAAATTTCTCTTTCATGGATTCCACGTCCGCGGCCGAGAGCATGCGGCCGTCAAAGCCGGCCGTGTCGCCTTTCCGGAGGGATTCCGCCAGAAATTCGGAGCAGGCGGGCACGCCGCGGACCCCCATGCGGAACAGTTCGATCCCGCTTCCCGCGAGCTGATGCTCCGCCTGGATGAAATACCGGCCGTCCGTCCAAAGGCCGCATCGGTCCCGCAGGACCGCCAGCGTCCCCGCGGACCCCGTGAATCCGGAGAAATAGCTTCGTGCCTGCCAGAAATCCGGAACGTATTCTCCCATATGCGGGTCGGAGGAGGGAATGAGATAAGCCGAGAGGCCGTTCCGCTCCATTTCCGCCCGCAGCGCTGAAATCCTTTCTGTTACTTTCTGCATTTGTCCGATCGCTCCCCGTTTCTCAAGATTAAAAAAAGTATAGGCTCTGTGCAGCCGGATGTCAAGGAATGCGGCGTTGACGCTTGTTATTTAATGTTTTGAATGATATAATGAAAACTGCAATTCCATGGACGGGAGGGTCTGGATTGAGAATACAGGAATCCGGAGAAAATTATCTTGAGACCATTCTGATTTTGAAACACCGGAACGGATATGTCCGCTCAATCGACGTCGCGAACGAGCTGGGATTTTCCAAGGCGAGCGTCAGCCGCGCCATGAGCATCCTGAAGGAAGCCGGCCTTCTTGTCATGGAACAGAACGGAAACCTTGTTCTGACCGATTCGGGCCTGCAGCGGGCCGACGCCGTTTATGAACGCCACACCCTGATCGCGGAGTTTCTGGAGCAGACGCTGGGTGTCGACCACGAAACGGCGGTGGGAGACTCCTGCAGGATGGAACATATTATCAGTGAAAAAAGTTTTCAGCGGATGAAGGAGTATGTCGGAAGCCATTGCGAAGACTCGTGAGCCTTGAAGGACGGGGGGATTTTTAAAATGAGCGGACGTGCCCTGCGCTGCCCGCATTGCGGCAAAGAGTTCCAGATTTCCGAGGATGCGGGAGAAAAGGTCTTCTGCCCGTACTGCGCGCAGCCGCAGGAGCCGGGTGTGCCCGCGGTTTCCTCCGTGCCTTTGGGCGGGGCGGCGCACCTGCTTCCGCCGGAGGCGTTCTCCGCCGTGATCCAATTTGACCGGCTGAACGCGAGCCATTACGCCGAAAGTTTTGAGTCTTACCGCCGGGCGGTTCTTCCGGCCCTTCAGGCTTATCTGCGGGAAGAAGCCGCTTACGGGGACAAGGCCGCGGAGCTTTTTTCCGGCGCCCTGTTTGACGGCTTTGCAGGGGAGGAAAAGTCCGCCCGGAAAAAATCGGTGCGGGAGTTCGACCTGCGGATTTCCATCACGACTCTGGCGATTCCCGCAATCCTTGACCTGAACACGGCGGCCGCGGACCGCTTGGCGGATCTTTTTCTGCAAAAGTGGAACGCCGT
This window contains:
- a CDS encoding CFI-box-CTERM domain-containing protein, translated to MSGRALRCPHCGKEFQISEDAGEKVFCPYCAQPQEPGVPAVSSVPLGGAAHLLPPEAFSAVIQFDRLNASHYAESFESYRRAVLPALQAYLREEAAYGDKAAELFSGALFDGFAGEEKSARKKSVREFDLRISITTLAIPAILDLNTAAADRLADLFLQKWNAVHKEPLGRATYSEIQKGFRKKLCFITTAVCAELGKGDDCGELQALRAFRDGYLSRTPLGRKKIGEYYLFAPLIVSSVESSGKAEAEWNRVYRDYLSPCLAALKCRRPEKCERIYETMMSELEQKWL
- a CDS encoding metal-dependent transcriptional regulator is translated as MRIQESGENYLETILILKHRNGYVRSIDVANELGFSKASVSRAMSILKEAGLLVMEQNGNLVLTDSGLQRADAVYERHTLIAEFLEQTLGVDHETAVGDSCRMEHIISEKSFQRMKEYVGSHCEDS
- a CDS encoding aminopeptidase P family protein, which codes for MQKVTERISALRAEMERNGLSAYLIPSSDPHMGEYVPDFWQARSYFSGFTGSAGTLAVLRDRCGLWTDGRYFIQAEHQLAGSGIELFRMGVRGVPACSEFLAESLRKGDTAGFDGRMLSAADVESMKEKFEEKGIGVRSADLITPLWKNRPLPPATAVYLHGDEYAGLSCAQKLGQVRAGLKKDGADCQIYSRLECVAWLCNIRASDIEYTPVAVSYAAVFMDRAVLFLDAPRLRPGVREYLEKNGVTLREYGEIEPFLKNLTGEKTVLVDPEGTNYELYRILKENPSCKVKKGADLVIGLKAVKNRTEIENFRKAHVRDGCAMAEFCADLEKRLKQGETVTECTVCDLLREARARQESNRGESFATIAAYRENAAMMHYSPKPDTCKTLEQSGLLLIDSGGQYPEGTTDITRTFALGPVTQEEKKHYTWVLKAHIALATAVFLEGTTGGNLDMVCRGQIQKHGIDYRCGTGHGVGMFGGVHEGPQSIRTKNDVILRSGMNVTNEPGIYEEGKHGIRTENLMLVTDAMENEYGRFLRFEILTCFPIDKEPILPELLTKEEIAWLNEYHSRVYRTLSPLLSGETLEWLRKKTLPLITK
- a CDS encoding C39 family peptidase, whose protein sequence is MQKYWHRRAISLALLSIFFFLLLFASGCRQNALTEEAVTAGAPWKGDKILPVGNIQQLPEQPSGCEITSTAMVLNYFGCGISKTELAGYFPVGGMPRRSGGKMVGPDPWKVFAGSPTASGYGCFAPVVTLAVNRYASSAGWWLKAINLSGTKASGLIPFIDAGIPVIVWATISMKEPYAGDGWFLEDTGEYFRWPAQEHCLVLIGYSGSDVVLSDPLDPQGTVRCDFKLFERRYRQLSCQAVAVE